GGTCGAAACCCAAGGAGACTGACTGAGTCGATAGTTCGAGGGGGAGGCGACTGGAGCCAGCGAGCGATGAGCCCTGACCGATTCGCGAAAGGACGAACCTCTCACCCTCCGTGTCAGACGCTATGCCCGACGCAGCGGGTCGGAGACGTTCGACGCGCGCCGAGGCGATGACCGGGTAGGTAGCGGGTTCGGTTCGTCAGGAGCGAACGCGTCGGTGCGCCCGACGAGTCGACCGTAGTTCGCCCCGAAACGCGGACTAACAGGAACCGTGCGGGCCAAGTATTCACTTATCGTCGGATTCGCATTCGATGGAATGACACCACCATATTTTAGTTCGAGTCCGGAGACGGGTACCCGATTTCCCGCCCCTCACGAACCGTCGCCTATCGAGAATGAAGGGCCGGTAAGTCGTTGGCGTGTCCAGGACATCAACGGGTAGAAACGCGACTATTGGGACCGCCATCGTCGTTTCAGGTCAATCACATGGGTTCACGCGGGGGTATCGGCAACATCGATGGCGCGTCGGTCATCACTGGTTTCCCTCAGAATTAGAGTCAGACCTGGATCTGGCTTCGGTGGGTTGGACGCAGCGATAGACGAAGTTATGCGATCCAATACCGATCCAGCGCCGTGGAATCGACTACACAGAGCGAAACCTGATCGAAAAGTGGTTTCACACCCTCAAGATGCGAGTCGACCGATTCCATGACTCCGGTGGCGACAGTCGGCTGAGCGTCCACCGATTGATTGCGCTGTTCTTCCATTACTATAATGTCCGACTACTGCATCAAGCGTTCGACGGACGAAGCTAGCACAGGAGCTTAACAAGACAGTGCCGTTCATCGAATAGTTCGTTCCACCTTCATGCCATCACCAGCTTCTGTTCGCTCTCGGGTAGAACTCCCACCTGTATACCTAATAGAATAACAGGACTATGTTTGTTATATCTGCCAGGAAATTACAGGACTAGGTTTGTAATCTCTGTCGTGGAATAACAGGACTAGGTTTGTTATCCCTAGCGAGCTTAGAGGAGGCACCGTTTCTGAAAACCCAAACCAATCCTTATGGAGGGAAGGATTCGAAGCACTTGAGAGATCCCAAGTCATCGCCCGGTACGGCGTCGGCATCGATAGTGATCATGAATAGCGGTGTAGCTTTTTAGCCGTTTGCTGATCAGCTGTACAACAATAGACTCGTTCCTCTATACGGAACTCCGATACCATGACAATCAGATGGTGCATCCAACGTTATAGGAGATTGAGAGGCATTTGATGTGAGAACCCGCGAATAATTCTAATTAATGGCGCTTAGAGAGATATTTTGGCGATGTTTACCTAGTGGCTCGTATATTGAATCTTCATTCCTTCCCACATAGCGGAACAAGAGTTAATACGATGGAGGATAGAAGAGTGACCATGACAAAGGAATCAACGGAACAGCTCAATTCTGTGAGTTTTGCCTGTGACGTCCTCAACGCACTTGACAACCTCGGCGGTGCCGGAGTAACCGAACTAGCAAAGAAACTAGATTGCTCAAAGAGTACGGCACACAGGCAGCTGACGACGCTTTATAACAAGGAATACCTCGTCAAGGATGGCGATCAGTACCGTATCGGATTCAAATGCCTCGACATGGCCGCGCACGTGCGCGATCAAATCGATAATTACGACGTTATCCGCGAAGAGATCGACAATCTTGCTGTGGAAACTGGCGAAACAGCTCAATTTGCCACAGAGGAGCACGGACGGGTAGTATATCTCTATAAAGCACGCGGAGAGAACGGAGTTCAGACATCCTCAAATGTCGGTACTCGAGAGTTCTTCCATTGTACGTCTCTCGGAAAAGTGATGATGGCTAACATGTCAGAAGACCAAATTGACGAGATTATCGAGCGTCACGGACTACCAGCAAAGACCGTGAATACAGTCACAGATCGCGAGTCACTCCGAGAGGCTTTCGAACAAATCAGAGAGCGTGGCTACGCGATCGATGATGAGGAGAACGTTCAAGGGCTTCGTTGTGTTGCAGCCCCTGTCTTCCAAGGCAAGGACATCTTGGGTGCTGTTAGTGTATCGGGTCCCTCACGGAGAATGGAGGGCGAACGGTTCGACGAGGAAATACCCAAAAACGTGACACGCTCGGCGAACGTAATTGAACTCAACTCCAAGTTCGCCTGAGTACTCTGACGATTCTTCGTTCCTCTATATGGAACGGCCCGTTGTTGTAGAACTCTTATGTACCGACCCCGACGAAATCTCGGTGTCTGATGGGGTTATTTTACCTTGTACGTCGTCACATCTCACACGTATATGAGACTCGCAATGACCACCCTCGGTTGCCCGAAGTGGGATATCGAGACCGTCTTTACTAGGGCATCAGACTACGGGTTCGACGGTGTCGACTTCCGAGGGTTGCAGGAAAACCTAGATATCACTCGCCAACCGGAGTTTACGAGTGAGATGGATCAGACACGGAGGCTCCTCGATGAGGCAGGGCTTTCCGTGAGCGCATTGAGCTCAAGCATCGAGATTTGCAACTCCGATTCTAGCGAGGAGAACGTCAGCCGGGCTCGACGATTGCTCCCCATCGCACACGGACTCGATGTAGAGTACATTCGTGTGTTCGGGAAAGGAGACTCGGATACGCAGTCGGACTCTGAGATGGCTAGAACGGGACGAACGACGATGGAACAGATCTTGTCGCTTGAAGGTGCAACAGACGTCCAGTGGATCGTTGAGACCCACGATAACTGGACTCAGTCCGAAGACTGTCGTGTACTTGTTGACCGGGTCGA
The Halorarum halophilum genome window above contains:
- a CDS encoding IclR family transcriptional regulator → MTKESTEQLNSVSFACDVLNALDNLGGAGVTELAKKLDCSKSTAHRQLTTLYNKEYLVKDGDQYRIGFKCLDMAAHVRDQIDNYDVIREEIDNLAVETGETAQFATEEHGRVVYLYKARGENGVQTSSNVGTREFFHCTSLGKVMMANMSEDQIDEIIERHGLPAKTVNTVTDRESLREAFEQIRERGYAIDDEENVQGLRCVAAPVFQGKDILGAVSVSGPSRRMEGERFDEEIPKNVTRSANVIELNSKFA
- a CDS encoding sugar phosphate isomerase/epimerase family protein, whose amino-acid sequence is MTTLGCPKWDIETVFTRASDYGFDGVDFRGLQENLDITRQPEFTSEMDQTRRLLDEAGLSVSALSSSIEICNSDSSEENVSRARRLLPIAHGLDVEYIRVFGKGDSDTQSDSEMARTGRTTMEQILSLEGATDVQWIVETHDNWTQSEDCRVLVDRVDSPNVSVLWDVGHTARTGSESPAETLETLGSSIEYVHIKDAVYEPDHEYAMDDGWRYVAPGTGELPLAETIQLLRRVCFDGWVLFEHEKRWHPELQDPEHAYPAFVDWFKNLSRGR